Proteins encoded in a region of the Paenibacillus sp. W2I17 genome:
- a CDS encoding class I SAM-dependent methyltransferase, with product MDYHDMLARLGEGSAHPGGFLATLKLLDNLSLPVGSHILEIGCGTGRTACYLAKNGYQVTAIDLHRNMLDKAVRRARRERVDVRFVQADVASLPFPENHFDVVFVESVTIFTPWRSALAQYRRVLKPGGLLVDREMVLSGQKTELMCRRLKQFYGIRTLVTATAWRKRLKQCGFTKVDVKEHSRSMGKWGVDHDPHREIDMNWFEDERMQRMSQTNDRLLAKYGKKLGYAVFAARAPLEVKKEK from the coding sequence GTGGATTATCATGACATGCTGGCTCGGTTAGGGGAGGGAAGTGCCCATCCTGGAGGATTTTTGGCAACACTGAAGTTGCTGGATAACTTATCTCTGCCTGTGGGTAGTCATATTCTTGAGATAGGGTGCGGCACTGGGAGGACTGCATGTTATCTAGCTAAAAATGGATATCAAGTAACGGCGATTGATCTTCATCGCAATATGCTGGATAAGGCAGTTCGGAGAGCGAGACGAGAGCGGGTGGATGTTCGATTTGTTCAGGCTGATGTAGCATCGTTACCTTTTCCGGAAAATCATTTTGATGTGGTATTCGTGGAGTCGGTCACGATCTTCACTCCATGGCGGAGTGCACTTGCTCAGTATAGAAGGGTGTTGAAGCCCGGTGGACTTTTGGTGGATCGGGAGATGGTTCTATCAGGCCAGAAGACCGAATTGATGTGTCGCAGGTTAAAGCAATTTTACGGTATACGAACCCTGGTAACGGCCACAGCATGGAGAAAACGCCTCAAACAGTGTGGTTTCACCAAGGTAGATGTCAAAGAACATTCGCGATCCATGGGAAAGTGGGGCGTTGATCATGATCCGCATCGCGAGATCGATATGAATTGGTTTGAGGATGAACGTATGCAGCGAATGAGTCAAACCAATGATCGTTTGCTCGCGAAATACGGCAAAAAGTTGGGATATGCTGTTTTTGCGGCTAGGGCACCGTTGGAGGTCAAAAAGGAAAAATAG